The following is a genomic window from Thermoanaerobaculia bacterium.
GGTTCAGGGAAAACACGGAGTCGACTACATGCGCTACTGGTTCGACGAGGAATCCGGGAAAGTCTTCTGTCTCGTGAACGCGCCGAGCAAGGAGGCCGCGGAGGCGGTGCACCGGGAGGCTCACGGGCTGGTGGCGGACGAGATCACGGCGGTGGAAGAGCGTTCCTGATCGACTGCCCCTGTTCGGCCGGCGAACAGGGGCAGCATTCCCTCTCTCCCGGAAGACACCGACTCACTCGGAAGGAGGAATCGGGCTAAGCTGGACCCGATGCCGGTGGAGCTTCGACGACGGACCTGACGCCGGGCGGCTCATCCGCGAATCGCGGCGGTCACCCCGCGAGAGGTTCGCTCGCCGCCTATTTCGCGCTGACATTCGTCTTCTCGTGGGCGTTCTGGGTCGCCGGAGCCGCCGCCGCGAAAGGCTCCTCCGCCGGCCCCGGGGTCCGCGCGCTCTTCTTCCTTCCCGGGACGTTCATGCCGGCGATCGTCGCCCTGGCGTTCGCCGCGCGATCCGGCCGAGCCGCCATCCACGAAATCCTCGATCGAATCCTCGGCGCCGACGCGGGAGCGCGATGGTACGTCTTCGCGGTCGGCTACATCGTGGTCGTCAAGCTCGCCGCCGCCGCCGCTTATCGGGCGATCACCGGAGCGTGGCCGGCGTTCGGGAAGACCCCGTTCTATCTCCTGCTCGTCGCGGCGGCTTTCTCGACGCCGTTCC
Proteins encoded in this region:
- a CDS encoding nickel-binding protein, with amino-acid sequence MPLFMDVHHHVEGLTAEAVAGAHKRDLEVQGKHGVDYMRYWFDEESGKVFCLVNAPSKEAAEAVHREAHGLVADEITAVEERS